From the Candidatus Omnitrophota bacterium genome, the window GGATAACCTGGATATTACCCTGGGGTTCAAAGACAGCTTGCTTCGCCTTTTTTATACTAACGGAGATGTACTGATCGGCCGGGAATTGGTCCCCGCGGCAGTGTTGCGCGGCCGGCAGGTGAAGGATTTTAAAGATGAGCTTGATATTTTTAAGGATTTTGGAGAATTGGTGGCGGAGGTAAAGATAGTAAACAAGGCCGCGGGTGTTTTTGAGATGGCGATCAGGGTTAAGGAAAAACAAACCCGTAAACCGGCTAAAGATATCAGGATCGCTTTGTTGAAGAACGGCCTGGAATTGGAATCGTTCCATACGGATTCAGGGAAAGTCAGGTTTGAGCATATAAAAGCCGGAAGGTACAAAGTGGAGATATCCGGGGTTTCCGGAAAGCTGGCAGAGATAGGCCTGGAGATACAAGCTGAACGGGTTTAAAAAATGCCGCAGACAGCAGGGCCATTGATCCTGGAGATATTCCGCAGCGACCGTCATCTTAAGATGAGCCTTTTTGCGTCCGGCGATATGGCGCAAACCCTGAGGAGGTACAGCCAGTGTTCAGTGGAATTCGAAGAGGTCCGTGAATTAAGCGGGCAGATCAGCTCTATATTAAGCAATGCGAGCACGAAACCAAGCCATGACCCCGGATTGATCGACGATCTCAAGAAGAACGGCCGGATCCTCTGGGACGAATTGTTCAGCAGGCAGGTCAAAGAAAGGCTTAAACTTTCCGGCGTCAGGGGGCTGGTTTTATTTTTTGACGAGGAGCTGGTAGGGGTGCCCTGGGAGCTGTTGTATGACGGCAGCGATTTCTTGGGGCTTAAATTCAACCTGGGAAGGCTGATCCGGACGAAATACCAGGATCCCCCGGCAAGTTTTCGCGGACATACTGCGAAGCTAAAGATGCTTATACTGGCTAATCCCACCGCTGATCTTGATTCCGCTTACCTTGAAGGCATCAATATAAAAAACCAGTTTGACCGTTCCCGCAAAGACTTGAGCATTGATTTCAAATCCACGCATATCGATACTTTATACGTGAAGAAAACGCTGAGGGAATATGACATCGTTCATTTTGCCGGCCACTGCGAATATGACCGCGAGGACCTGCAGAATACCGGATGGGTCCTTTCGGACCGCAGATTTACCACCCGGGATATCCTGGCTATGGGCGAGGGGCAGCAGATGCCGGGTTTGGTGTTTTCCAACGGCTGCCATACCGCCAGGGTATTAAAAGACGGCGCCGACCGGGATTATCAGGAGAAGAATTACAGCCTGGCTTCGGCTTTTTTATTTTCAGGGGTCAGGCATTACATCGGCGCGGTGCATAAGATAGAAGACCCGGTGAGTTTTTCCTTTGCCCGGGAGTTTTACAGCCGGTTGATCAAAGGCGATCCGGTAGGTGAGTGCGTGCGGCAGGCAAGATTGAGGCTGGTGGTCGATTACGGGATGAATTCAGGGCATTGGGCCAGGTATATACTTTATGGGGACCCGGATTTCTTTTTCTTCAAGGGGGGAGAAAAAGCGCGGCCAGCCTCTGTGTCCGGAGTGGCGGATGCGATCGGGCGTAAAAGGCGCAGAAAATTTTTTTCATTCGTTGTTTTCGTTCTTGCGGCCGCAACGATCGCCCTGTCCGCGTATATCTGGCTGCCTACCTTGAATCCCGGAACGTATTTCCTGTTTTCCCGATCCCGCAGACTGTTCCGGCAAGGGGACAATCCGGAGGTGATACGGACCTTGGAGAAGGTCATCCGCGATGACCCGGGTTTTCTGGCGGCGTATCCTTTGATCGCGGATACTTATTCCAGGATAGGCCGGCGCAAAGAAACTTTGAAATATTATTTTGATTATATGCTTGCCAGCCAGAGGCTGGATCCGTCAAGGCTTCCGGCTTTGGCGTATATAATGGCCGGGTGGACGTATCACCAGTCCGGTGAATACGATAAGGCCCGGGATTTTTATGAGCGGGGGTTGGACGCCAGCAGGAAAAACAATGATAAATTGAACGAGGCGCTGGCGTTGCGCAAGATGGCCCTTTGGCATATGGATAAAGGTGACGATAACCGGGCATTGGAATTGCTTACTAAAAGCTCCGAAATAAACCGGCAGAGGCAGTTTATTCAGGGGCATAAATATAACCTTGCCTGCGATTATTTCGATCTGGGCCTTTTGTTCGTGAACAAAGGCGATCTTGCCGCGGCAAAAGAATTTTATGCCAGGAGCCTGGATATGTTCAAAACTTTTGATCGTAAGGATGGGATAAGCGATTATTATTTTAACCTGGGGGAGATATACCTTTTCGAGAAGCAATATCTTAAGGCGAGGGATAATTATTTTAAAGGGCTGAAGATAGACCAAGCCCTGGGCGCGACGGCGGATCTGTCCAGCGATTATAATATGATAGGCGAATTGTACTCGGAGATGAATGATCCGGAAAAGGCGGAAGAATTTTTTAAAAAGGCGGAGGCCCTGTCGCGGCAGACGGATTCCCGGATGGAATTAGCCGCGGCATCTTATAATCTCGGGCTTTTATATAAGAAAAAAAGGCGTAAAAACAAAGCCCGGGAGTATTTTCGACAGGCTCAGGAGATATACAAGGCGGTTGATAGCCCGGATAAGCATCTGGTCAAGAAGGAGCTGCTTTCTCTGGATAATTAGGTAAATTGAAAACGTTTTCAAAATAACTCAAAATCACCTTGATTTATGCTTAATGGCAGGTTATCTTTAGTTATCGCGACACAAGAGAGTTAAAGCGAAGCTTTACAAATAGAACAAAGCCACGGATTGATTAAAAGCTTATTTAATCAGGAAGTGGCTTTTTTTGTTGGTACCTTACACCCAGCGCTGATCGGTATTGCGCGCAGTAAGCGCGCACTTGTTAATCCTATATGGCAAGGTACGCTGGTGTTCCTCGCAAGCTACACCCAGCGCTGATCGGTATTGCGCTGGTGTTCCTCAACTAGGAAGGAGATCCTATGCAACCGGGCGGGAATATGGCGGATAGAAGGAGATACGACCGTTTTGAGGTTGATCTACCATTGCATAATCTTGATTTTAAGTCGATGCGGGAGTTGGACGGCAAAAGCCGCGATATAAGCTCTAAAGGCATAGGGATGGTTTCGAATAATGAACTGCCGGTGGGGACCAGTTTGGATATCTGGCTGCATATGCCGGATAATGATGAGGAGATCCATACCAAGGGAACAGTTGCCTGGTCGGTTAATACCGGTCCTGGCCAGTTCAGGCTGGGGATAAACCTGGAAAAAGAGGACCTTAAACCCATACCGATCGTTTTGCGGACGATCCATATGCGCACCCGTTATTATCATTAACTAAAGGAGATTCGGCAATGGAAGAGTCTTCTTATTATGTAAGCAAATGCAATGACCGGCGCAGATACCAGCGTTTAAATCTCAGTTTTAATGTTACCTACAAAATCGACAGCCCGGTGGACGCGCGTGTGGCCTTTGGGAGCAGGGAGATCGAGGCCGTAACCCTCGATATCGGCGAGGGCGGTATGGCCATCCTGACCGAGCAGGATATTCCTCCGTGGACGATACTGTCGATGAAATTCCGGCTGATCCGGATGGACAAAGAAGGCAAAGTGAATTATTCCGATCCGGTGCAGATGTGCGGCGAGGTGCGCTCGAATAACATCTTTGAAGAACGGAAGCACCGCCTGGGTATCAGTTTTGTGGAAAAAGAGCCCGAGGTGACGAATCGCATCGGTGATTTTGTGATCAAAACAGTGGAATTATAATTTCGATTACGCTCTTGAAATTTTGTTTTAATGTGTTATATTATTATTGTAGAAAAACGGCAAGGGGCCAACTCCCAGCAGGCAGGTAATGCCTTCTAAAAAAGAGAACGAATTCCCCCTTGCCATTTTTATTTTTGCCAAATTAACCCCGCGGTTTTAAGCGGGGTGTTTTTATTTATCCCGCCTGTCCAGCCAATAATTTTTTAAATATCGCGTTAGATTTTCGCCTCTTTTACGTCAATTATGGTAAAGGAGGCTAAGATGAACAAGAAAACTGCGGTGCTCAGTTTGTTTCTGTCCCTGGCGGCAATTCTGCCGGGCGCAGCCCTGGGTGATGAAATGGATTGGGAAATGCTCAGCCGGGAGAATGCGGGTATCCGGGCAATGCTTTTCAGCCGGGATGATCCGCGGGAAATATTTGCCGGCTCCGGCTGCGCGATAATCCATAGCTCGGATCTTGGGTTCGAGTGGCAGGTGCTTTTTACGGTCAAGGGAAGCAATAAACGGGTAAATGCGTTAAAACAGGATGAAACGGATAGAAACATATTATATGCCGCTACCGGGGAAGGTTTATTTTACAGCCCGGATAAAGGCAGGCATTGGAAACGTTTATACCGCGGCAGGGACTATTCTGAGCGGGAATGCACAGCGGTAGAAGTTTTTAAGGGGAGTATTTATTTGGGGACCGGGGCGGGTTTGTTGATCAGCCGGGATAAAGGGCGTTCTTGGCGCAAGGTCGAAGGTGAATTGGGCCGCTGCCGCATAACCGCCATTGTTATTGATCGAAAAAATGCCGGTTGTATTTACGCGGTATCCGCGACTGGGGTATATCGATCTGTTCAGCCGGCCGCGGCCTGGGATAAAGTTTATGGCAACATAGTTTTAGAAGATGATATTGAAGTCGAAGAGGCTGCCTTGGACTCGGAAGAAAATTATATCTTGCCGGGTTTACGATATTTAGCTGTTTGTGCGGATGAGCCTGGCCGGGTCTACCTGGCAACTGCCCGGGGTGTGTATCAAGGCGATGACAGCGCGAAGGATTGGCAGGCTTTGACCGGTTACGGGTTATTATCCTCGGATATACGGTTTTTGGCTGTCTCGCAGCAGGGGGCGCTGTATGCTTTATCCAAGGCGGGGATTTTTTCTTATGACGGCAGCAGGTGGCATGAACGGTCTTCGCGCCTGAGTGCGGGGGAAATATTTATTATCGGGTTTGACAGCAGGGATGATCTTTATGCCGGCTGCGAAAAAGGATTATATAAGGCGATGTTAAATGGCCCGCGAGCTGTTGAGAGGTCATCTTTGCAAGGTGATGGCGCGTCCGGTATCCCCGCAATAAAGCCGACGCAGCAGGCCGCTATCGCATATGCGGAAGTGAACCCGGAAAAAATAAAACAATGGCGCAAACAGGCGGCTAAAAAAGCCTGGATGCCGGAATTGAGCATGGGTTTAGCCAGGGATACCAGCGATCTTTTTCATTGGGAGGGCGGCTCGACCGTTAAAGCCGATGATGACATCCTGCGTAAGGGCCGGGATACGGTAGACTGGGATATCGGCTTAAAATGGGATCTAAGCGAGATCATCTGGAACCAGGATCAGACTTCCATTGACGTGCGCTCCAAACTGATGGTGGAACTGCGGCAGGATATCCTGGATGAAGTGACCAAGCTGTATTTCGAGAGGATCCGCGTAAAAATGGAATTAGACGATTTAGCCATAGAGGACCGGAAAAAACGCTTCGAGAAGGAGTTAAAATTACAGGAGCTGACTGCGCAACTGGATGGTTTTACCGGAGGTTACTTTTCTTCCCATTCAAGACCCGGTCTTGTAAACGACTACAGCGCAAGGAGATAAATAAAATGCCATATCGTGAATTCATATTTGGGCCCGGAAATTATTATCATGTGTTCAATCGTGGGAATGAAAAGAAAAACATATTCCTGGAAATGGATGATTATGGGCGTTTTATGGCTAAGATCAAAGAATATAAAATTATCCATGAGATCAGTGTTATTTGCTATTGTTTGATGCCGAATCATTTTCACTTTTTATTGCGCCAGGACGCTAAAGATCCGGTATCGGACTTCATACATCGGTTGACAGTAAGCTATTCGATGTATTTTAATAAACACTACGAACGCGTGGGACATCTTTTTCAGGGGAGTTTTCGGGCGAAGTTGATAAAAGACGAAAATTATTTATTGCATCTATCGAAGTATATACATCGGAATCCGGTGGAAGTCTTATCCCAGGGGGAGAAGTTGGCTGAATATCCCTGGTCAAGTTACCCTGAATACCTGAAAATGGCTGATATGGATATCTGCGATAAAGCTATAATTCTGGAGCAATTCCGCGGCGTCAATACAGTCAGAGCTTATAAAGATTTTGTGGAGGATCGTTTGATAGAGAATAAACCGTTACAATCGAAGGATTTCTTTGCGGAACCTGAATAGCTCTAACAGGTTAGAAGACCGGGTCTTGAGTTGAGCAAAATCCCTTGTCAAATACAGCTATTTATGGTAAATTTAATGCTCCAGCCGTGTATTTTATTAATCTTAAACGAGAGGGCAACGGAAATGGCATTAATGCATTTTACTGATGGCAATTTCACGAAAGAGGTCCTGGAATCGGATGTTCCGGTAGTGGTTGATTTTTGGGCTACCTGGTGCGGGCCTTGCAAGATGGTCGCTCCGATCATCGATGAATTGGCCAAGGAATACGATAAGAAGGTCAAGATCGGCAAGGTGGATGTTGACGAGAGCCCCAATACCGCCTCAAAGTTCGGGGTTATGTCCATCCCGACTATAATGTTCTTTAAAGGCGGTAAGGTAATGGAGCAGAGCGTCGGCGCCATAAGCAAGTCCGATCTTAAGAAAAAAATCGACGAAAATATTTGATGAAGAAGATATTTATTGCCGCCACCAAGCAGAATGACGGCAAGACTACAGTGTCTTTGGGGCTGGTTTGCAATTTCCAGCAAAGGTTCAAAAAAGTCGCTTTTATTAAGCCTATCGGCCAGCGTTACCTGGAAGAAGAAGGCTTGAAGATCGACGAGGATTCGATACTTATCGAAGAGTCGTGCGGAATACGCAGCAGCCTCAAGGATATGAGCCCGATCGCGGTGGAGAAGGGTTTCACCGAGCGCTACATCGCCCACCCGAATAAGGATACTATTTCCAGGCAGATCAAAGATTCATTCCGCCGGATCTCCAAAAAGCAGGATCTGATAGTCATCGAAGGCACGGGCCACGCCGGAGTTGGTTCGGTTTTTGACCATTCCAACGCCATGGTAGCCAGGATGACCGGTTCCAAGGTGGTGATCGTTTCTTCGGGAGGCGTTGGCAGGCCGATAGACGAGATAATCCTGAACAAGGCGCTTTTTGATAAAGAAGGGGTCAAGATCCTCGGGGTGATTATAAATAAAGTTTTGCCGGCTAAATTCGATAAGATCAACGCCTTGGTCCGTAAAGGGCTGAAAAGGCGCGGCATTGACGTGCTGGGTGTCATACCGTTCGACCCGATGTTGTCTTATCCGACCGTCAAGCAGATACTTGAGGAGACCAACTTTGAACTTTTATGCGGCAAGGATTACCTGGAGAGTTACGTGTCCCGGGTGATCGTCGGGGCGATGAAGCCGGCGAATGCCCTGCGCTATATGGTAGACGACAGCCTGCTGATCACCGCCGGAGACGCCGATGATATGATCAAAGCGGCATTAGGCGAGTTCAGGGAATCGGACAGGAAACGGCTGAAGATATCCGGTATCATCCTATCCGGCGGGCTCAGCCCGGATAAGCCGATCATGGACCTTTTGACCCGGGCCCGGATCCCTGTGCTTTTGTCCGCCGCTGACACATATTCGGTTTCATACTGTATTCATGATCTTACGGTAAAGATACAACCGGAGAATACCATAAAGATAAAGACCGCCGTGGAGATGGTCAAAAATTACGTGGACCTGGATAAAATATTAAAGGGGATATAAGCATGGATACCGTAAGAAGAATAAGGGAAAAAGCCAGGAAGAGCCTGAAAACGATCGCTTTGCCGGAGTATAACGATAAGCGCGTGATTGAGGCGGCTCGGATCATCGAGGATGAAGGCGTGGCCAAGGCTTTGCTGCTTACCCCGGATAAGATCAACCCGCACGAGAAGGAAAGATATATCGCCGAATATTACGAGCTGCGCAAGGCCAAAGGCGTGGAGATGGACGCGGTCCGGAAACTTTTTGACGACCCGTTGTATTACGCGGCAATGCTTACCCGCGAAGGCAAGGTCGACGGGTTTGTCGCCGGGGCCAGCCATACCACCGCGGATGTCTGCCGGGCGTCGATAACCTGCGTGGGCATCGAGGAAAGATTAAGGATTGTTTCCAGTTGTTTTATCATGGTTGTCCCGAATTGTTCATTCGGATATGAAGGGACTTTTATATTCGCCGATTGCGGGGTGGTCCCGGACCCGACCCCCAGGCAATTGGCCTGCATAGCGCTGGCTTCCGCGGAATTAGGCGCCCGTGTTTTGGATCTTGTCCCGCGGGTGGGATTGCTCAGTTATTCCACCAGAGGCTCGGCGCAGGGCAAGGCCATTGATAATGTGCGCGAGGCTTTCGGGATTTTAAAGGAGATGGCCCCTGACCTGTTGTGCGACGGAGAAATGCAGGTCGACGCGGCGATCGTCCCAGAGGTGGCTAAGATCAAATATCCGGACAGCCCGGTCAGCGGCAGGGCCAATGTCTTGATATTCCCTAATCTGGAAGCGGGAAATATCGCATATAAGATTGTTGAGCGCCTGGCCAGGGCCAGGGCTATCGGGCCGTTATTGCTGGGTTTGAAAAGTCCGTGTAGCGATCTGTCCCGCGGCTGTTCCGTCGAGGATGTGGTTGATTGCGTGGCGATCTCGGCTATCAGGGCATAATTGTTCAACATGTATGCTGGATATTAGAAAAACCGGTATATTGTTCCTGGCGATCTTCGGTGTTTTTAACTGTTATGCATATGGCGCGGAGATTAAAATGAAAAATGTGCTGATGGTAATTGCCGAAGATCATTTCAGGGATGAAGAGTATTTTCAGCCTAAGAATGCCCTGGAAATTAAAGGGATCAACGTGCTGACCGCGTCCGCGTCCCTGAATACGGCTACCGGGTCCCTGGGAGGGAAGGTGGCGCCGGATCTGTTGATCTCTGCTGCGGATATGAAAGATTACGACGCTCTGGTTTTAATTGGTGGAGGCGGGGCGGAACAATATTATGATGACCCGGTCGTGCATAACCTTATCCGTCAGGCTGAAAACCGGCAAAAAATTATTGCCGCTATCTGTATAGCCCCGGTTATTCTGGCCAGGGCCGGGGCATTGAAAGGCAAAAAGGCCACTGTATGGCATTCTGAGGCTGGCGAGATAAATAATGCCGGAGGCAAATATACCGGATCGAAGGTGGAAAAGGACGGCAATATCATTACGGCTAACGGGCCGGATGCGGTGCTGGGGTTCATTGACGAATTGCTTAAGCTGCTTTTGAATTAAACCGGAGAAAAATATGATGAGGATGATGTTGAAATCAAAGATACACCGGGCTACGGTAACCGATGCCAACCTTTATTATGAAGGCAGTATTACTATCGACCAGTGCCTGATGGAAAGATCCGGGATACTGGCCAATGAAAAGGTCGAAGTGCTGAACCTGAATAACGGCTCGCGCCTGGAAACTTATGTAATAACCGGGAAAAAAAGATCGGGGATCGTCTGTCTTAACGGCCCGGCAGCCAGAGGCGCTTGCAAGGGCGATAAAATAATCATTGTGGCTTACGCCCTGGTGGAGGACAAGGATTGCCCGGGCGTAAAACCTAAAATAGTGAAAGTCGATGAGCGAAACAGGATTAAAGATTAGAGAGTTCCCGG encodes:
- the trxA gene encoding thioredoxin, producing MALMHFTDGNFTKEVLESDVPVVVDFWATWCGPCKMVAPIIDELAKEYDKKVKIGKVDVDESPNTASKFGVMSIPTIMFFKGGKVMEQSVGAISKSDLKKKIDENI
- a CDS encoding tetratricopeptide repeat protein, encoding MPQTAGPLILEIFRSDRHLKMSLFASGDMAQTLRRYSQCSVEFEEVRELSGQISSILSNASTKPSHDPGLIDDLKKNGRILWDELFSRQVKERLKLSGVRGLVLFFDEELVGVPWELLYDGSDFLGLKFNLGRLIRTKYQDPPASFRGHTAKLKMLILANPTADLDSAYLEGINIKNQFDRSRKDLSIDFKSTHIDTLYVKKTLREYDIVHFAGHCEYDREDLQNTGWVLSDRRFTTRDILAMGEGQQMPGLVFSNGCHTARVLKDGADRDYQEKNYSLASAFLFSGVRHYIGAVHKIEDPVSFSFAREFYSRLIKGDPVGECVRQARLRLVVDYGMNSGHWARYILYGDPDFFFFKGGEKARPASVSGVADAIGRKRRRKFFSFVVFVLAAATIALSAYIWLPTLNPGTYFLFSRSRRLFRQGDNPEVIRTLEKVIRDDPGFLAAYPLIADTYSRIGRRKETLKYYFDYMLASQRLDPSRLPALAYIMAGWTYHQSGEYDKARDFYERGLDASRKNNDKLNEALALRKMALWHMDKGDDNRALELLTKSSEINRQRQFIQGHKYNLACDYFDLGLLFVNKGDLAAAKEFYARSLDMFKTFDRKDGISDYYFNLGEIYLFEKQYLKARDNYFKGLKIDQALGATADLSSDYNMIGELYSEMNDPEKAEEFFKKAEALSRQTDSRMELAAASYNLGLLYKKKRRKNKAREYFRQAQEIYKAVDSPDKHLVKKELLSLDN
- a CDS encoding aspartate 1-decarboxylase, producing MMRMMLKSKIHRATVTDANLYYEGSITIDQCLMERSGILANEKVEVLNLNNGSRLETYVITGKKRSGIVCLNGPAARGACKGDKIIIVAYALVEDKDCPGVKPKIVKVDERNRIKD
- a CDS encoding DJ-1/PfpI family protein; the protein is MKNVLMVIAEDHFRDEEYFQPKNALEIKGINVLTASASLNTATGSLGGKVAPDLLISAADMKDYDALVLIGGGGAEQYYDDPVVHNLIRQAENRQKIIAAICIAPVILARAGALKGKKATVWHSEAGEINNAGGKYTGSKVEKDGNIITANGPDAVLGFIDELLKLLLN
- a CDS encoding PilZ domain-containing protein translates to MEESSYYVSKCNDRRRYQRLNLSFNVTYKIDSPVDARVAFGSREIEAVTLDIGEGGMAILTEQDIPPWTILSMKFRLIRMDKEGKVNYSDPVQMCGEVRSNNIFEERKHRLGISFVEKEPEVTNRIGDFVIKTVEL
- a CDS encoding transposase, encoding MPYREFIFGPGNYYHVFNRGNEKKNIFLEMDDYGRFMAKIKEYKIIHEISVICYCLMPNHFHFLLRQDAKDPVSDFIHRLTVSYSMYFNKHYERVGHLFQGSFRAKLIKDENYLLHLSKYIHRNPVEVLSQGEKLAEYPWSSYPEYLKMADMDICDKAIILEQFRGVNTVRAYKDFVEDRLIENKPLQSKDFFAEPE
- a CDS encoding AAA family ATPase, whose amino-acid sequence is MKKIFIAATKQNDGKTTVSLGLVCNFQQRFKKVAFIKPIGQRYLEEEGLKIDEDSILIEESCGIRSSLKDMSPIAVEKGFTERYIAHPNKDTISRQIKDSFRRISKKQDLIVIEGTGHAGVGSVFDHSNAMVARMTGSKVVIVSSGGVGRPIDEIILNKALFDKEGVKILGVIINKVLPAKFDKINALVRKGLKRRGIDVLGVIPFDPMLSYPTVKQILEETNFELLCGKDYLESYVSRVIVGAMKPANALRYMVDDSLLITAGDADDMIKAALGEFRESDRKRLKISGIILSGGLSPDKPIMDLLTRARIPVLLSAADTYSVSYCIHDLTVKIQPENTIKIKTAVEMVKNYVDLDKILKGI
- a CDS encoding PilZ domain-containing protein, whose amino-acid sequence is MADRRRYDRFEVDLPLHNLDFKSMRELDGKSRDISSKGIGMVSNNELPVGTSLDIWLHMPDNDEEIHTKGTVAWSVNTGPGQFRLGINLEKEDLKPIPIVLRTIHMRTRYYH
- a CDS encoding phosphate acyltransferase — encoded protein: MDTVRRIREKARKSLKTIALPEYNDKRVIEAARIIEDEGVAKALLLTPDKINPHEKERYIAEYYELRKAKGVEMDAVRKLFDDPLYYAAMLTREGKVDGFVAGASHTTADVCRASITCVGIEERLRIVSSCFIMVVPNCSFGYEGTFIFADCGVVPDPTPRQLACIALASAELGARVLDLVPRVGLLSYSTRGSAQGKAIDNVREAFGILKEMAPDLLCDGEMQVDAAIVPEVAKIKYPDSPVSGRANVLIFPNLEAGNIAYKIVERLARARAIGPLLLGLKSPCSDLSRGCSVEDVVDCVAISAIRA